In [Leptolyngbya] sp. PCC 7376, a genomic segment contains:
- a CDS encoding cache domain-containing protein: MKSLNQFLLIFSLVIISSIPISALNLYEVNQNLIASRKRELESVIRFARSQALVHVHNHEKGLLTREEAENRIVESLAAMNYGTRYVWVNDNNAIARVHIRPEISGKFQTSYIGQIHQLQNEDIIFFTRANVKPVEDKRVTKLNGVTKLPDWDWVIGYGAYMDDIENEFLDIAAKTIMLNVLIAMLISLTALCLFKFRPQAESS; encoded by the coding sequence ATGAAATCTCTAAATCAATTTTTGCTTATTTTTTCTCTGGTTATTATCAGCTCAATACCGATCAGTGCGTTGAATTTATATGAAGTTAATCAAAATTTAATTGCGAGTCGCAAACGTGAACTTGAATCCGTCATACGTTTTGCACGTTCTCAGGCACTGGTACATGTGCATAACCATGAAAAAGGTTTACTAACTAGGGAAGAAGCTGAAAATCGAATAGTCGAATCACTTGCTGCGATGAATTATGGCACTCGTTATGTGTGGGTAAACGATAATAATGCGATCGCCCGCGTGCATATTAGACCTGAGATTTCAGGAAAGTTTCAGACATCATATATCGGACAAATACACCAATTACAGAATGAAGACATCATCTTTTTCACCAGAGCAAATGTGAAGCCAGTTGAGGATAAGAGAGTGACAAAATTAAATGGCGTGACTAAACTTCCGGATTGGGATTGGGTCATTGGTTATGGAGCTTACATGGATGACATAGAAAATGAATTTTTAGACATTGCAGCTAAAACGATCATGCTTAATGTATTGATAGCCATGCTCATCTCATTGACCGCTTTATGTTTATTTAAGTTCAGGCCTCAAGCTGAATCCTCTTGA